Genomic window (Magnetococcales bacterium):
ACGTCCACGCCCCGGCTGGTGGCATCCAGGCACAGCAGAACCCGGCCTTCCTTTTCCAGGAGGATGCGCACCACTTCCATCTTGCCCAGATGTTCGAAGTATGTCATGGGTGTGATACTCCACGCTCTTGTTTGAAGGTTGAGCGGAACCGTTTCCCATCCCCGTTGCCAGGGAGTCCTTGTCATCATGTCCGAAGATGCCTACAACGCCACCCTTGTGCGACGCATCGACATTTCGTCGCGATTGGCCATTTTCCGCATCCGTCCCGATGCCCCTCTGCCCGAATTCACCCCCGGCCAGTTCCTGGTCCTGGGTCTGACCCGGGCCACGCCCCGACGCGCCGATACCGAACCGGAAGAGGTGCTTCCGGAAAAGGCCGATCGTCTGGTCAAACGCACCTACTCCATCAGCTCCGCCTCGCAACACACGGAGGAGGTGGAGTTTTACATCGCCCTGGTCAGCGATGGCGTTTTGACGCCACGCCTCTTCACCCGCCAGGAGGGGGACCGGCTGTTCATGAACCGGGATCCCAAGGGCCTGTTCACCCTGGACCGGGTTCCCGAGGGGGCCAACATTCTGCTGGTGGCCACCGGCACGGGCCTGGCGCCCTACATGAGCATGCTGCGCTCCCTGGCCCTGGGGGAGGGGGGGCCGTCGCGTCCCATGGCGGTTCTGCACGGGGCGGCCTTCTCCTGGGACCTGGGGTATCGCAACGATCTGGAGGCGTTGCAACACGCATGCCCCCGGTTCCGCTATATCCCGGTGGTCTCCCGACCCCGGGAGGATACCGCCTGGAGCGGACTGACCGGCCGTCTGACCCCCTGGCTGGAAGATCTCCCGGCCTTGTCCGCCCGCTGCGGCTTTACCCTCGTTCCGGGGGAGTGCCACATCTTTCTCTGCGGCCATCCCCAACTGGTGGAAGATGGTCTGCGCATCCTGGGTGAACAGGGCTTCGACCCCGGAAAGCCCCGCGAACCGGGCACGCTGCATGCGGAACGCTATTGGTGAACCGCCAAAAACAGAATACCACTCGACCTTCAGACTCCGGCAACGCGCAATTGTTCCCAGGCCCGCCGATATTCCAGGAAGTGGGGGCGTCCCCCTTCCCGTTCGCCTTCGTGTATCAGGAAGGCCTCCACCGCCTGCTGTTCCACCTCGTACTGGGCGGTGGAAAAGAGGCCGGAGAAGTGGGCCAGCCGCAACCACAACAGGTAGGTGGTCAAGGCGTCGAACTCGTTGTAGGAGACGATCTTGTTCAGGCGTCCGGCCAGCCACAGATCCGGCACCTGTTGTCCGTCCACATCCATCTTGCCGGGGATGCCGCACTGCACCGCCATTTCGTGCAGCGAGGGGGTTCCCGGCCCGAAACCCGGAGAGAGCAGATCCCGCAGGTCGATGTTCCAGTCGCTGCCGCGCGCCAGATAGTCCACCCCTTCCCAGGGTTTGCGGGGGCGGGCGCAGAAATCGGCGGCCCGCAGGCCCAGAATCACCCCCCGCTGCACCAGAATGCGGATATCCGCCGCCAGGGAGTTGAACCCGACCAGAACCGGCTTGTCCCGTCCCAAAGCGTGCAGAAAACGCTCCACCACCTCCCGTTCGCTGTGACGGGCCACGTCGTGGGGCGGATTGGGCAGGGAGGCCATGGTGATCGTAGGCTGCCCGTTGCGATCCTGGGTGCGCACCACCGCCGCCACGGAGACCAGCCGGCACAGGGCCGTTTTCAGATAGGGACGGGGATTTTCCGTCGTGGCCCCGCCCTGGCGCCACATTTCCGCCATCACTTCCGCCTCGTCGGTCTCCGCCGGCAGCTTGTAGAGCAGACGACCGGCGCGGGGGTCCGGAATCCATTCGGCATCAAAGGCCCATAACGGACCGGTCAGGGGACGCAGCATGATCGATGACTTTCCAATAGTTCGGGGATCCGGCGGGAATCATCCCCTCCGGCGGGGTCAGGGAAAATTCCCTTGGTTATTTATTCAGCCCTTTGACAACCGAGTCAAAGGATAGAGCATTTTCTTTTTTGCTTTCTAAAGGATTAAATATTGAAAAGCAAAGGATAAAAAAATTATCCCGGTTTTCTCCGAGGGCGTTTTGCAACGCCCTCGGCGACCATATCGAAAATCACGGATGCCCGTTGGCCGGTTGCGGCTGCAACAGATACCGGGGATCGGGGGGATGGGTCAGCCGTTCCCGGGTCCAGTCCGCCGCCTGGGTTCCCAGACTCTTTTCCTGGGGAGGCCCCGCCACGGGACGGTTGGCCAGTTCATCCATGGGATACTGCACCACCTGCATGACCTGCCGGGCGGCCAGTTCCGTCAGCAGCTCCAGGGGTTGCCCGGCCAGCGGGGGCTTGTCCTTGGACAAGGCGTCCGCGGCAACCAGGGCGCCCAGGGTCTGCACCGGTGCGGTGATGGCCAGGGGCGTCACCAGGGCCATGCCGCCCAGGGTGGCCACGTTTTCCTTGTTGGTTCGCTTGACCTCCGGCAGGGATTCCACCCGCACCCGCATGGTGCGCAGGGGGTGTACCCCTTTTTCGCCGGAAATGAAATGCAATTCCCAGTCCACCACGCCGGAGCTGGTGGCGCTGCTCTCCCGCAGCAGGCGCGGCACCACCCACAGGGCCGCCGGCCACTGCTCCTTGCGCACCAGGGCCATGGCCTGTTCCAGGGTGAAAGCGGGACGCCACTCCTGAATCAGATCCGTGGCCAGATTGCCCGGCAGGAACTGACGATAGAGGGTCCGGGTGTAATCCCCGAGAATCTCCTCGTTGCCGCCGCGTTGCCAGCCCACCGGCAGCAGGTGCAGCTCCTTGAAGGGGGCGAAGGGCAGGTCCGGATCGCCCGTGGCCTCCCAGCAGACCGAAACGCCCTTGAGGGGGTAGTCGCAACCGCGACGATGCACGGCCTCCGCCGACGCATCCCGCAGACCGAGCAGGCAGGCCAACAGGCCGAGGCCCCAGAATATCCGTTGCTTGTTCACGTTCTTTCCCGTCTCTTCAGGATAACAAGCCATTGATCCGATCCACCAGATAACGCGCAAACGGCATGGAACAGGTCAAACCCGGGGAGACGGCGTTGAGGACATGGAAGGAACGATCGTCG
Coding sequences:
- a CDS encoding ferredoxin--NADP reductase, with the protein product MSEDAYNATLVRRIDISSRLAIFRIRPDAPLPEFTPGQFLVLGLTRATPRRADTEPEEVLPEKADRLVKRTYSISSASQHTEEVEFYIALVSDGVLTPRLFTRQEGDRLFMNRDPKGLFTLDRVPEGANILLVATGTGLAPYMSMLRSLALGEGGPSRPMAVLHGAAFSWDLGYRNDLEALQHACPRFRYIPVVSRPREDTAWSGLTGRLTPWLEDLPALSARCGFTLVPGECHIFLCGHPQLVEDGLRILGEQGFDPGKPREPGTLHAERYW